The genomic DNA CGGCGGGCGCCGCGGGCCGCGAGGGGGCGGCCCGCGGCGGGGTGGTCCGCTGGTCGGAGCGGGAGGCGGCGTCGTCGGCCGCGCCCCTGCCGGGCGCGTCGACGGCCCGGTCCGCCCGGTCCCGCTGCCGGGCGTCGCCGACCTGGCCGGTGACGACGACCGCGAGGACGGTGACGACGGCGGCCGCGGCGATCCCGGTGAGCGTACGGCCCCGGCCCGCGGCCTGCGTCCCGCCGCGGTCGCCGCCGCCGCGGTCGCCGTCCCGGTCGCCGTCCCGGTCGCCGTCGCCCCGGCTCCCGTCAGCGCCGGAACCGGCCGTGTCCGCCGCTCCGGCCCCCGGGCCGCCGGCCGGGGGGCCCTGCGGCCCGGCCGTCCCGGCGGAAGGGTCGCCGGCCGGGCGGGCGGAGGCCTCGCGGGCGCCCGGCGCCGCCGGGGCGTCGAACGCCTCGACGAACTCCCGGCGCGGTCCCGGGGCGCGCGGCGGGCTCTGCGCGATGCCCGGCCGGGGCGTCCCGGCCCCGTACGGGGCGCCGCCCCAGCCGCCGCCCGGCTCGCGCTGCTCGGGGTGCCCGCCCCGCACGTCGCGGGAGGGGGCGTGCACGGGGGTGCCGTGCGGCGGGGTCGCGAGGCCGTAGCCGTACCCGTACTGCCGCGGGGCCGGGTCCCCGGGGGGGCCGGTGGGGTGGGGCCGCCGGCTCCTCCCGCGGGAGGGGAGGAGCGGCCCGCCGCTCCCGTGCGTCCCCCTCCCCCGCCGGCGCCTCCCTGCGGCGGCGGCCGCCGCCGGGTGCGGTCGCGGTGGTCCTGTCGTCCGCCTCCCGGGGGGGTGGGGGCGGGGCCCTTGCGGCTGTGTCGTCCCACGCCCCGTGTCAGCTCCTCGCCCCGTCGCCCCGGCCGTCGCCGTCCCGGTCGGCGATCAGCTCGCGCACCGCCCGGGCGACCGCCTCGGGGTACTCCATCATCGCCACGTGACCGGCCTCCGGAAGCGTGAGCAGCCTCGCGTCCCGGAAGGTCGCGGCGGCCCTGCGCGCCGTGCGGTACGACACGAGCCGGTCCCGTCCCCCGTACACGAGGAGCGTCGGCGCCAGGACCCGTTCCGCCTGCCGCCACAGATTGTGCTGGCCGCCCAGAGTGTAGGCCTCGACGATGCCGCGCGCCGAACGGGCCGTCACGTCCCAGAAGTACGGGAGCCTCAGGCGGTGCTCCATCTCCTCGATCGCGGCCAGCAGCCCCTCGTCCGTGGCCCTGCCGGGATCGCCGTAGCAGAGGGCGAGCGCGCCCCGCACGCGCTGCTCGGCCGTCCACTGCCCGGTCAAGCGGGCGAGCAGCCGCGCCGCGCCGGGGAGGGCGAGCATCGCCATGGGCCACGCGGCGCGCTGGACGCGCAGCTCGGGCAGGGCGGGCGAGACGAGGGTCAGGGTGCGGACCAGGTCGGGGCGGACGGCCGCGACGCGCGTGGCGACGGCACCGCCCAGGGAGTTGCCGAGGAGGTGGACGGGGCCGCGGGCCTCGGCGTCGAGGAGGCGGACGACGGCGCGGGCGTGGCCCGCCACCGAGTGGTCGCCGTCGCCGGGCGGCGGGGAGGCGCCGAAGCCGGGCAGGTCGACGGCGTCCCCGTCCAGGACGTCCTCCAGGAGCGGCATCAGCGCCGACCAGTTCTGCGAGGAGCCGCCGAACCCGTGCACGTACAACGCGGGCGCCCCGCCGGGCGCGCCGGAGCGGCGGCGCACGTTCAGCGTCAGACCCGGGAGCTCCACGGAGCGCAGGCACTCCCCCTCCGCGATCCGCACGGCGTGCGCGCGAGGCGCCGCGGCGGAGGACGCGGGAAGCTCGGTCGAGGACATGCGGCAATGTTACGAGACGATCACGTCCGGGGCGGTGTGTTCGCCGTCACAGATCGCATAGCGTCGACAGGGGGGACCTTCTAGGCTCGTAGCGAGGGCAGAAGCCCGTGAGAAAGGGGAGCTCATGACCGTCGACCCCACCGATCCCGAGACGCTGGC from Streptomyces sp. MRC013 includes the following:
- a CDS encoding alpha/beta hydrolase, which translates into the protein MSSTELPASSAAAPRAHAVRIAEGECLRSVELPGLTLNVRRRSGAPGGAPALYVHGFGGSSQNWSALMPLLEDVLDGDAVDLPGFGASPPPGDGDHSVAGHARAVVRLLDAEARGPVHLLGNSLGGAVATRVAAVRPDLVRTLTLVSPALPELRVQRAAWPMAMLALPGAARLLARLTGQWTAEQRVRGALALCYGDPGRATDEGLLAAIEEMEHRLRLPYFWDVTARSARGIVEAYTLGGQHNLWRQAERVLAPTLLVYGGRDRLVSYRTARRAAATFRDARLLTLPEAGHVAMMEYPEAVARAVRELIADRDGDGRGDGARS